A genomic segment from Zygotorulaspora mrakii chromosome 1, complete sequence encodes:
- the TAF2 gene encoding transcription initiation factor TFIID subunit TAF2 (similar to Saccharomyces cerevisiae TAF2 (YCR042C); ancestral locus Anc_1.76), translating to MSFSKGATPKGVQNGPAILDASAIRTFKIAHQRISLDVDLSTHSIRGTADIILIPLIQNLAFITLDCKAMKIKDVLVENRRCENYIHDDAVRTYSQKYTQNARDPLFEFNSIEQSHFFREKFADLNEFPEEKTKSQLTIKIPPSIKITLQDANSLTNFTPITPSIRGTPAQDTVFTPISIRIEYEVNNPSTGVRFDTISETQQHLWNVYTTNSELCCTASYWMPCVNMLDEKCTWEVEISVPRKVKDIGTSKIIGQQENISRRLRPHKQSEMDLNRNYNDISDNAYTTPNDVKQENEKKVHDQEDEEEDDEYEMLDEEDENNTLNKDIQVCCCEFSTAKETSHPTDLTKKLFSFQIFNPVAPHHVGWAIGAFDIWVLPPLQQHEETSDDEQDENDESKKLSQKFSNEMVDDTENNDIIPIQVYTLPQGDIDEKTVLNTTIVSQKIMDFYSKEFGSYPFASYSIVFLPTLVDPTMDFAGMTLSNTRLLYPPEMIDSMFTTTNHLAWALATQWSGVNITPLEMNNIWCCLGIAGYMVFQLTKKLFGSNELRYRLKMAAEKIVDQDWEKPPIGSAFTNSSRPISYTSKDLDFIKLKAPMVMFILDRRMIKTERSFGMSRVLPKIFLQAMSGDLTNNSLSASHFQYVCERVNRSKLEAFFQQWVYGSGVPIFRVTQRFNKKRMMVEMGIRQCQAQELGQDKVLGAEGFCSSALNYKDVPSLNRTPFFTGSMTIRIHEADGTPYEHIVELKDVFTKLDIQYNTKYRKLRNKRIQATKSSNKSSTPDLMHEALSAFSDKSENGPVHKLGNVLSSSDELDVWNLVDVSVSTDGNESQRQNEAFEWIRIDSDFEWICKIYVNQADYMFTSQLQQDSDVEAQVESLRYFEDVIVHASDNSQIYSSILTRTAMDKRYFYGVRLEACRALARFIVRDHEPKNFSGGPRHLIHIFRALFCYKDSNVPLSNDFTNFQNYFIQKGILKYLKLIKNERNETPEFVKHFLLDILTYNENSENAYDDSHYLCALIDAVVDCAIRNPTDENYLTKVIEQLRRYQNLEKWTPTYQFLVKKEVISAKLRLTMSGLYELNELNEIIGDTLEEETQPTNLNVPRLREGSQDITLCAFKLLLVVGGMKNKEALKYFFETLCFTPNVYLRDKMVDVLFDAIDFIAVNKLSDRLDDDIDYLVNKINPEDLSLDNLNGDSAIVEEDTNRELKKRQEEKLKTTIRGLMQLLTRQFKSYDPLKTILWGVLRVPGLSLYQKKRLFDLSRILYPLLDSFEVVLPMPRDKKLVASYDENNKVVIKREGLLKVHIPSNIKINVKSNENVNQKPNFTTVTVPSNKVKITLNKPTTAKPKKVVKPPSKLKQAKGTVNRVGVLPLRFVKLSIAEKKKVDISSTPFSKNVQIIKANSRSFTLKILLPKKNNQIGQ from the coding sequence ATGTCTTTTTCCAAGGGGGCCACTCCTAAGGGCGTGCAAAATGGCCCGGCTATTTTGGATGCCAGTGCGATCCGTACTTTCAAGATAGCACATCAACGTATTTCGCTTGATGTGGATCTCTCCACACATAGCATACGGGGCACAGCGGACATAATTCTGATTCCGCTGATACAAAACTTGGCATTTATCACGCTGGACTGTAAAGCAATGAAGATCAAAGATGTGCTCGTTGAAAACAGGCGATGTGAAAATTATATTCATGACGATGCCGTGAGAACCTATTCACAGAAGTATACACAGAATGCAAGAGATCCActatttgaattcaattcCATCGAACAGTCTCACTTTTTCAGGGAGAAATTTGCAGATTTGAACGAGTTTCCAGAAGAAAAGACTAAATCACAATTAACCATCAAGATTCCGCCATCGATAAAGATAACGTTACAGGATGCAAACTCTTTGACTAATTTCACGCCAATTACTCCGTCAATAAGAGGTACGCCGGCACAAGATACTGTTTTCACTCCAATAAGTATAAGAATAGAATATGAGGTCAACAATCCCAGCACGGGTGTGCGGTTCGATACAATTTCCGAGACGCAACAGCATTTGTGGAATGTATATACTACTAATTCGGAACTATGCTGTACTGCATCTTACTGGATGCCTTGTGTCAACATGCTGGATGAAAAATGTACATGGGAAGTTGAAATTAGCGTACCaagaaaagtgaaagaCATTGGGAcatcaaaaattattggccaacaagaaaatatttccAGAAGATTACGTCCACATAAACAATCAGAAATGGACCTGAATCGTAACTATAATGATATATCAGATAATGCATATACCACTCCTAATGATGTAAAGcaggaaaatgaaaagaaggttCACGATCAggaagatgaggaagaagatgacgaaTACGAGATGTTGgacgaggaagatgaaaataatacCTTAAATAAAGATATCCAAGTATGTTGTTGCGAGTTTTCCACTGCAAAGGAAACATCTCATCCAACAGATTTGACTAAAAAgttattttcttttcaaatattcaatCCCGTTGCCCCACATCATGTTGGTTGGGCAATTGGAgcatttgatatttgggTACTTCCTCCTCTACAGCAACATGAAGAAACCTCTGATGATGAACaggatgaaaatgatgaaagtaaGAAATTAAGTCAAAAATTCTCTAATGAAATGGTTGATGATACCGAAAATAACGATATTATACCGATTCAAGTCTATACTTTACCGCAAGGCGATATTGACGAGAAAACAGTACTCAACACCACTATAGTTTCTCAGAAAATAATGgatttttattcaaaagaatttggTTCATATCCATTTGCCTCGTATTCCATTGTCTTCTTGCCGACTTTAGTCGATCCAACAATGGATTTTGCAGGTATGACTTTAAGTAATACACGATTATTATACCCGCCAGAGATGATTGATTCAATGTTTACAACTACAAATCATTTGGCTTGGGCACTAGCAACACAGTGGTCTGGAGTCAATATAACACCTTTAGAGATGAACAATATTTGGTGCTGTTTGGGAATAGCGGGTTATATGGTATTCCAGTTAACGAAAAAACTGTTTGGTTCTAATGAGCTTAGGTATCGCTTGAAAATGGCTGCAGAGAAAATAGTGGATCAGGACTGGGAGAAGCCACCTATAGGTTCTGCTTTCACTAATTCATCGAGACCAATTTCATATACGAGCAAAGATCTGGATTTCATCAAGCTGAAAGCACCTATGGTGATGTTCATCCTAGATCGTCGTATGATAAAGACTGAAAGATCTTTTGGAATGTCTCGTGTTCTgccgaaaatttttctgcaaGCTATGTCCGGAGATTTAACAAATAATTCACTCTCTGCTTCTCATTTTCAGTACGTTTGTGAGCGCGTGAATCGAAGTAAGCTAGAAGCCTTCTTTCAGCAGTGGGTTTATGGGTCTGGCGTACCAATCTTTCGTGTTACCCAAAGgtttaataaaaaaaggATGATGGTAGAAATGGGTATTAGGCAATGCCAAGCGCAGGAGCTAGGTCAAGATAAGGTTCTAGGAGCAGAGGGATTCTGTTCTAGTGCTTTGAATTATAAGGATGTTCCATCCTTGAATAGAACTCCCTTTTTTACCGGTTCAATGACTATCCGAATTCACGAAGCAGATGGAACCCCTTATGAACACATAGTGgaattgaaagatgtaTTCACTAAGCTTGATATCCAGTATAACACCAAGTACAGGAAATTAAGGAATAAGAGAATTCAGGCAACTAAATCCTCAAATAAGTCCTCAACACCAGATTTAATGCATGAAGCTCTTAGTGCATTTTCTGATAAATCGGAAAATGGCCCTGTTCACAAGCTTGGGAACGTCCTCAGTAGTTCTGATGAACTTGATGTATGGAATTTGGTCGATGTATCCGTTTCTACAGATGGAAACGAATCTCAAAGGCAAAATGAGGCGTTTGAGTGGATAAGGATAGACTCCGATTTTGAATGGATATGCAAAATCTACGTTAATCAAGCTGATTATATGTTTACATCACAGCTTCAGCAAGATAGTGATGTTGAAGCCCAAGTCGAAAGTTTAAGATATTTCGAAGATGTTATTGTTCATGCTTCGGATAATTCTCAGATATACTCTTCCATACTTACCAGGACAGCCATGGATAAACGCTATTTTTACGGTGTGAGATTAGAGGCGTGTAGAGCTCTTGCAAGATTTATTGTTAGAGATCACGAACCGAAAAATTTTAGTGGTGGTCCCAGGCATCTTATTCATATTTTTCGTGCTTTATTTTGTTACAAAGATTCCAACGTTCCGTTAAGCAACGACtttacaaattttcagaattaCTTCATACAAAAAGGTATCCTCAAATACCTGAAGCtgatcaaaaatgaaagaaatgagACACCAGAATTTGtgaaacattttcttttagaTATACTAACATACAATGAAAACTCAGAGAATGCGTACGATGACAGTCATTATTTATGCGCTTTGATTGATGCGGTGGTTGACTGCGCCATACGAAACCCCACAGATGAGAATTATCTAACAAAAGTAATCGAGCAACTTCGGAGATATCAAAACTTGGAAAAGTGGACGCCAACTTACCAGTTTTTAGTTAAAAAGGAGGTAATATCAGCGAAGCTACGGTTGACTATGTCGGGCTTATACGAGCTCAATGAATTGAACGAAATTATAGGTGATACTCTAGAGGAAGAAACGCAACCAACAAATCTTAACGTTCCACGGTTACGTGAAGGCTCTCAGGACATTACACTGTGTGCTTTCAAGCTACTTTTGGTTGTTGGAGGTatgaaaaacaaagaagCTCTgaagtatttttttgaaacgtTATGTTTTACACCAAACGTTTATCTAAGAGATAAAATGGTGGATGTTTTGTTTGATGCTATTGACTTCATCGCTGTTAACAAATTAAGTGACAGAttagatgatgatattgattaTCTTGTCAATAAAATTAACCCTGAAGACTTAAGCTTAGATAACCTCAATGGAGACTCTGCAATTGTAGAAGAGGATACTAATAGAGAGCTGAAGAAGAGacaggaagaaaaattgaaaaccaCGATCAGAGGACTAATGCAATTATTGACAAGACAGTTCAAATCCTATGACCCCTTGAAAACAATACTTTGGGGCGTGCTACGTGTCCCAGGACTGAGTTtgtatcaaaaaaaaagattatttgACTTGTCTAGAATTTTATATCCTCTACTCGACAGTTTTGAAGTAGTATTACCTATGCCAAGGGACAAAAAGCTAGTAGCCAGctatgatgaaaataacAAAGTGGTAATTAAGAGAGAGGGACTCCTGAAGGTCCATATACCTTcgaatataaaaataaatgtgaaatcaaatgaaaatgttaATCAAAAGCCCAATTTCACAACGGTTACAGTGCCAAGCAACAAGGTGAAGATTACTCTGAACAAACCAACAACTGCGAAACCGAAAAAGGTGGTTAAGCCCCCAAGCAAACTAAAACAAGCAAAAGGTACAGTAAACAGAGTCGGCGTGCTCCCTTTAAGGTTTGTGAAACTCTCGATAgctgagaaaaaaaaggtagACATTTCATCTACACCATTCAGCAAGAATGTCCAAATTATAAAAGCTAATAGCAGGTCATTCACACTAAAAATATTGCTgccaaagaagaataatCAAATTGGACAATAA
- the SLP1 gene encoding Slp1p (similar to Saccharomyces cerevisiae SLP1 (YOR154W); ancestral locus Anc_1.77) codes for MKVSICILLAHLYLVLSSADSAELEKSANVGENTAFIDEFSSILRVKLYKTFLPHASYVHRSASPSLFNGEASTSVISTSSAKRKSSKAGVLQGTSTPLVDNDGINENSKKSNSTFVPFDEWKMNNLDDKPLKKQTRVRSSSRMDQTEGDTIGDDLEIDIGFLSSSDVEKVHEDQNEEPEGKVYKHKFNFASLDCAATIVKTNSEASGASSILIENKDKYLLNPCSAASQFITVELCQDILVEEIVLANFEYFSSTFKKLRFSVSDQYPVGKNGWRMIGEFEAEDSRNLQIFYIDNPQIWARYLQVEVLSHHDEEYYCPISILRVHGKTMMDDFKMENSKSNPPVVVTVEEELKKEILDECMETVVEQCDLWPSINPANITLVPHFPDYFKTCSSKLKTLKFDEFLRELNESSCLPSYSKDSVNNEGSSSSSASQTNSFSTEESIFKNIMKRLSSLESNTSLTVQYIEEQGRLLSNSFEQLERAQTIKFENMIGLFNQTIMDNLNALRVFAKQLKDQSVRILEEQKLNTDQFTTKNMNRLEILEEQLKVQKIFAYALLISVLLIFAYLFVNKEDSFSMNHLERTMPSV; via the coding sequence ATGAAAGTGAGCATATGCATTTTGTTAGCGCACTTATATTTGGTTCTCTCCAGCGCTGATTCAGCtgagcttgaaaaatccGCAAACGTTGGCGAGAACACTGCTTTCATCGATGAGTTTTCTAGCATACTTAGAGTGAAGCTCTACAAAACGTTTCTTCCTCATGCTTCCTATGTACACCGCTCAGCTTCTCCTTCTTTATTCAATGGAGAGGCCTCCACCTCCGTGATATCAACGAGCTCTGCAAAACGTAAAAGTAGCAAAGCAGGTGTGCTTCAAGGAACCTCCACACCCTTAGTGGATAATGACGGaataaatgaaaactcaaagaaatcaaacaGTACATTTGTGCCATTTGACGAATGGAAAATGAATAATTTGGATGATAAACctttgaagaaacagaCACGGGTACGATCATCGAGTCGTATGGACCAAACGGAAGGTGATACTATTGGCGATGATTTGGAGATAGACATTGGTTTCCTCTCCAGTAGTGATGTTGAGAAAGTCCACGAGGACCAAAATGAAGAGCCCGAAGGAAAAGTTTACAAACACAAGTTTAACTTTGCGTCACTTGATTGCGCAGCCACTATAGTGAAGACAAATTCGGAAGCTTCTGGGGCTTCTTCCATATTAATTGAGAATAAAGACAAGTATCTTTTAAATCCTTGCTCCGCAGCCAGCCAATTCATCACTGTTGAGCTCTGCCAAGATATTTTAGTGGAAGAAATCGTGCTCGCTAATTTTgagtatttttcttcaaccTTTAAGAAGCTTAGATTCTCTGTCTCTGACCAGTATCCAGTTGGAAAGAATGGCTGGCGCATGATAGGTGAGTTTGAAGCTGAAGACTCCAGGAATCTGCAAATTTTCTACATTGATAATCCTCAGATATGGGCAAGATATTTGCAAGTCGAAGTTTTATCTCACCATGATGAAGAATACTACTGTCCTATTTCAATTCTGAGAGTGCATGGGAAAACAATGATGGATGacttcaaaatggaaaactcGAAATCCAATCCACCTGTAGTGGTGACAGTCGAAGAAGAActaaaaaaggaaattttgGACGAATGCATGGAGACAGTTGTTGAGCAATGTGATTTATGGCCTTCCATCAATCCTGCTAACATAACTCTGGTACCACACTTTCCAGATTATTTCAAAACGTGTAGCTCAAAGTTGAAGACCCTAaaatttgatgagtttCTTCGAGAACTCAATGAAAGTTCCTGTCTTCCTAGCTATTCTAAAGATTCTGTTAATAATGAGggctcttcttcatcttctgcGTCACAGACGAACTCATTTTCTACCGAGgaatcaattttcaaaaatatcatgaAGCGATTAAGTTCATTGGAAAGTAATACAAGCTTAACCGTGCAATACATTGAGGAACAAGGAAGGTTACTTTCGaattcttttgaacaattaGAGAGAGCTCAAACCATcaagtttgaaaatatgATAGGGCTGTTCAATCAAACTATAATGGACAATCTGAATGCGTTGAGAGTTTTCGCAAAGCAGCTGAAAGATCAATCGGTCCGCATTTtagaagaacaaaaacTTAATACGGATCAATTTACTACAAAGAATATGAACAGATTGGAAATTCTAGAAGAGCAGTTAAAAGTACAAAAGATCTTTGCATATGCCCTTCTGATTTCAGTTCTTCTCATTTTTGCTTACTTGTTtgtaaataaagaagaTTCATTTTCGATGAATCACTTAGAAAGAACAATGCCCTCAGTGTAA
- a CDS encoding cyclin family protein — MARKYVKVDQRLTILEKASCEGSIECFKNDIIEYLLGLDGNRIQIDPIMIDNQPEITWVMRPFIIDYLVELHNFFKLDDETLFLACSISDKYCSKRIVYKKHYQLLIITSLWIAAKFKDVKTRIPTLKELCFVCHRTYEPNVFLQMERHILKTLEWSIGNIVTTSDMLQLMISSSSDDLIPKDFNFLNLASFFCDVSLYRRSYLSYSSLTKAIAALLITSRILGHDDFPDFLVQLMTFSLEKNDFCLNDPEFYKQACDDIHENEYRYNDDIKRLHQLNELSSIICSQNINDIRNCFYLFLKDVFHENSQNNGERISNLLLRKHSVGSLLESYKSQNCAAYNNLCFMKDALEHSDLDSDVFQSHFKDSVFTYIDRLAGFKTTEEKLKRLSLPFIYENMLLTSPLTPLSSLPVSRENDISKINVPNTMPLAQFNPSMLCSTTNCDATFTPLASYYPTQFNSYPPTPLSANSCFSARPKLGSIGSSSSSVSFSANSMVSPAGLLKKSYRSNSRNSPSHFRPVLSRKSSTQSDIYELISK, encoded by the coding sequence ATGGCGAGGAAATACGTCAAAGTAGATCAAAGATTGACCATTTTGGAAAAGGCAAGTTGCGAAggttcaattgaatgcttcaaaaatgacattATTGAGTACTTGCTCGGGTTGGATGGTAACAGGATACAAATAGACCCCATCATGATTGACAACCAGCCTGAGATCACTTGGGTCATGCGACCATTTATTATCGATTATTTGGTTGAGTTAcataattttttcaaactagATGATGAAACCTTGTTTCTAGCGTGTTCTATATCCGACAAGTATTGCTCAAAAAGGATTGTTTATAAGAAACACTACCAATTGTTAATCATTACATCATTGTGGATTGCTGCtaaattcaaagatgtTAAAACCAGAATACCGACTCTAAAGGAGCTTTGTTTCGTTTGCCATCGAACTTATGAGCCTAATGTTTTCCTTCAAATGGAGAGACATATCCTTAAAACTTTAGAGTGGTCAATTGGAAATATAGTTACCACATCAGATATGTTGcaattgatgatatcaTCATCCAGTGATGATTTGATACCGAAAGACTTTAATTTTCTTAATTTAGCTTCGTTTTTTTGTGATGTGTCGTTATATCGGAGAAGCTATCTTTCCTATTCATCATTAACAAAAGCGATCGCTGCTTTATTGATCACATCGCGTATTCTTGGTCATGATGATTTTCCTGATTTCTTGGTTCAATTGATGACTTTCTCcttggaaaagaatgattTCTGTCTCAATGATCCTGAGTTTTATAAACAAGCCTGTGACGATATCCACGAGAATGAGTATCGTTATAATGATGACATTAAGCGATTACATCAACTTAATGAGTTATCCTCCATAATCTGCAGCCAAAATATTAACGATATCAGAAATTGTTTTTAtctctttttgaaagatgtcTTTCATGAGAATTCACAGAATAACGGAGAGAGAATTTCGAATCTACTACTCAGAAAACATTCTGTTGGTAGTCTTTTGGAATCCTACAAATCGCAGAATTGCGCAGCTTACAATAATCTATGCTTCATGAAAGACGCATTAGAGCATTCTGATTTGGATTCAGATGTATTCCAATCTCACTTCAAAGATTCAGTATTCACTTACATCGATAGGCTAGCTGGTTTTAAAACGACAGAGGAGAAACTTAAGAGACTCTCTTTACCTTTCATTTACGAAAACATGCTTCTGACGTCGCCTCTGACTCCCTTGTCGTCATTGCCAGTCTCAAGAGAAAACgatatatcaaaaatcAATGTACCAAATACAATGCCTCTCGCGCAATTCAATCCTTCAATGTTATGTTCCACGACAAATTGCGATGCCACATTTACACCCTTAGCATCATATTATCCGACACAGTTCAATTCATACCCTCCAACGCCACTTTCAGCTAATTCATGCTTCAGCGCGAGACCCAAATTGGGGTCAATCGGCAGCAGCTCAAGTAGTGTTTCTTTTTCGGCCAATTCGATGGTTTCGCCTGCAGgtctgttgaaaaaatcgtATAGGTCAAATTCACGTAATTCCCCATCCCACTTTCGTCCTGTTCTTTCGAGAAAGAGTAGCACGCAAAGTGACATTTATGAATTAATTAGTAAATAG
- a CDS encoding uncharacterized protein (ancestral locus Anc_1.78) — MVRFGDIIILLTLVRSVFGTKFVIQLANEISLEAVFQHHRFEGPLEVFKIGTGFKAFSGDFDDAILQKLLNDPKVESISIDQRLQTQEYVFQQNAPAHLKKIASSSPTPRQPYLYHSNAGIGVDIYIFDTGIDSKNPNLQQINVMKLIDLTQDIAPAGVDANGHGTAMAGVVASETFGVLKKCNLIDMRIVEKDGTSKLSSLLRALDIAEKHVKTTERPSVFTIPLIMQERNAILNSAIENLNKELAIVVPAGNQNSDACNFSPASCSKNANLLVLGSLNQDDNLAEFTNFGGCVDLFTSGTDVITLSPTDLSQSSLIREVNGTSISCAIGSGVVGYYMSLGFSSLQAIEQTKTAAYNPTSMGIEYKVLQLKP, encoded by the coding sequence ATGGTGCGCTTTGGAGATATCATTATCTTATTAACGCTGGTCAGATCCGTATTTGGCACTAAATTCGTCATTCAACTTGCCAACGAGATATCGCTAGAGGCTGTGTTTCAACATCACAGATTTGAGGGTCCACTGGaggttttcaaaatagGTACAGGATTCAAGGCGTTTTCCGGTGATTTTGACGATGCCATTCTGCAGAAGTTACTTAATGATCCCAAAGTGGAAAGCATTTCGATAGACCAAAGACTGCAAACCCAAGAGTACGTTTTCCAGCAGAACGCTCCTGcacatttgaaaaagatagCGTCCAGCTCGCCAACACCTCGGCAACCGTATTTGTACCATTCCAATGCAGGCATTGGGGTCGATATATACATATTTGATACAGGGATCGATAGTAAAAACCCTAATTTGCAGCAGATAAAtgtgatgaaattgatcGATTTGACGCAAGATATTGCACCGGCCGGTGTTGACGCGAATGGCCACGGTACAGCAATGGCGGGGGTTGTAGCGTCTGAAACTTTCGGGGTTCtgaaaaaatgcaatttgaTCGATATGagaattgttgaaaaggatGGAACTTCTAAACTTTCAAGTCTTCTGAGGGCTCTGGATATTGCCGAAAAACATGTCAAGACAACCGAAAGACCTTCTGTTTTCACGATTCCATTGATTATGCAGGAAAGAAATGCAATTCTCAACtcagcaattgaaaatttaaaCAAAGAGCTAGCTATCGTGGTTCCAGCTGGTAATCAGAATTCTGATGCATGCAATTTCAGTCCTGCAAGCTGTAGCAAAAATGCTAACCTTCTAGTTTTGGGATCTTTAAATCAAGACGATAATCTGGCTGAATTCACCAATTTTGGAGGATGTGTTGACCTATTTACTTCGGGAACAGATGTGATCACTCTCTCTCCCACAGATTTATCCCAAAGTTCATTGATACGTGAAGTGAATGGAACCTCCATAAGCTGTGCTATTGGCAGTGGCGTTGTAGGTTATTATATGTCATTAGGTTTTAGCAGTCTCCAAGCTATTGAACAGACAAAAACCGCGGCGTATAATCCAACGAGCATGGGAATAGAATATAAAGTTTTGCAGTTAAAACCATAG